GCATCGAGGAGGTGAACGGCGGAGAACCGTCGTTCGATGGAGCGCCAGACGCGATCAACGCGTGGGTGCGGCTCTACCCCGAGCTGGCGCGTGAGCATGCGCACCTCGCCGACGAGCGACTCGTGCATGACGGCGATCGCTGCCCGCTCGTGTGCGGCGTCCCGCTCGCAGTGAAGGACCTCTACGGGATGAAGGGCCTGCCACTCACCGCCTCGAGCCGCGTGCTGGAGGGCAACGTGGCGGACGAGGACGCGGTGGCGTGGACGCGGCTGCGCAGGGCGGGCATGGTGCCTCTCGGTCACACGCACACGCACGAGTTCGCGGCGGGCGGCACCACGGACCAGGTGGGCAACCCGCACGCGCT
The sequence above is drawn from the Thermoleophilaceae bacterium genome and encodes:
- a CDS encoding amidase, which gives rise to MSGPVPAGTSKPALPTDPADLDLLDAAALLRARELSSLELTEACLRRIEEVNGGEPSFDGAPDAINAWVRLYPELAREHAHLADERLVHDGDRCPLVCGVPLAVKDLYGMKGLPLTASSRVLEGNVADEDAVAWTRLRRAGMVPLGHTHTHEFAAGGTTDQVGNPHALDRVAGGSSGGSAAALAARMVPAALGSDTCGSLRIPAACCGVSSIKPTHGRIPIAGVIPLGASLDHVGPMARTM